GGCGCGTTGCGCAACCTGAACCACATGTACGCCGCGCAGGGATCGGTCGACGGCGTCGCCTACGCCGACAACTGGACCGGCTTCTGGATGTTCGTCGCCTCGCTCGTGGTCATCGCCGCCGCCTGGGTCGCGGCCCGCCCGCTGGTGCTTGCCCCGATCGCGCGCCTGTTCGGCACGGTCAGCGGACGGTGAGCGGATGCCGGTGACCGAACGCTGGACGACGCTGGTCACCCGGGTGCTGGCGCCCAATGCCGGCCCGATGACCCTCGACGGCACCAACTCGCTCGTCGTCCGCGCGCCGGGCAGTCCCGCGGCGGTCGTGATCGACCCGGGGCCTGACGATGATGCGCACATGGAGGCACTCACTGCCGCCGGGGACGTCGAGCTGATCCTGCTCACACACCACCACCACGACCACACCGAGGCGGCGGCACGGTTCGCGCAGCTGACGGGTGCGCCGGTGCGCGCGTATGACCCGCGGCTGTGCATCGACGGGCCTCCGCTGGACGACGGTGAGGTCATCACCGCGGGCGGCGCCCGCATCGAGGTCGTCTTCACTCCCGGTCACACCGCCGACTCCGTCTCGCTGCATCTGCCGGAGGACGAGCCCCTGGCGTCCGATGCGACTTCCGCCCCCGCCGAAGCGCCCGCCCCCGCCGAGTCGCCGACGTCTGCCGCGCCCCCCGGTTCGACTGAGCCGACTGGTACCGCCGAGCCCCCGGCATCCACTCGCCGCGGATCGATGATCACCGGCGACACGATCCTCGGCCGGGGGACCACGATCATCGCGCACCCCGACGGATCGCTGGGCAGCTACCTGCGCTCGCTCGACCGGCTGAAGGCCTACGGGGCGATCACGGTGCTCCCCGCGCACGGGCCG
This DNA window, taken from Microbacterium invictum, encodes the following:
- a CDS encoding MBL fold metallo-hydrolase encodes the protein MPVTERWTTLVTRVLAPNAGPMTLDGTNSLVVRAPGSPAAVVIDPGPDDDAHMEALTAAGDVELILLTHHHHDHTEAAARFAQLTGAPVRAYDPRLCIDGPPLDDGEVITAGGARIEVVFTPGHTADSVSLHLPEDEPLASDATSAPAEAPAPAESPTSAAPPGSTEPTGTAEPPASTRRGSMITGDTILGRGTTIIAHPDGSLGSYLRSLDRLKAYGAITVLPAHGPMLGSLADICRTYTSHRRMRLDQVRATLTDLGLEPSGDPAVVKAVADTVYADIDTSVRFAAEASVRAQLEHLVTGPLA